One region of Girardinichthys multiradiatus isolate DD_20200921_A chromosome 1, DD_fGirMul_XY1, whole genome shotgun sequence genomic DNA includes:
- the ngrn gene encoding neugrin: MARSLQFLCLLSKFSAPSLSPSVYLNGVRFCSRSRNKAWVGQSYVSRDGDRSQRSRFNDDIEPELEGLEDKLQAVLDKERKRQRSVKYNMIRRKMTPSGAPQRKLSWDAIEQVRYLKQEQPEEWTIERLAEGFSVPSDVIIRVLKSKFTPSPEKKAKQDANVMARLGQQVLHSGSRTQEKQLKLPQSQTLAILTPRRTEDALISVTTQTQMLMKNKGLGSPVQPPKLPAGICKDATVTGSAVDEGGIGTKPTEEGEEHEESWDGQLMTEEYLGELLEIDKPSPVVQVGNDVFDAEGNFLYRT, from the exons ATGGCCCGTTCTCTACAATTCCTCTGCCTCCTCTCTAAGTTTTCAGCTCCTTCTTTGAGTCCCTCCGTTTATTTAAACGGCGTCAGATTCTGCAGCAGAAGTAGGAACAAAGCCTGGGTGGGACAGAGCTATGTGAGCCGAGACGGAGACAGATCTCAAAGGTCCAGATTCAACGACGATATAGAGCCTGAGCTGGAGGGGCTGGAGGATAAGCTTCAAGCTGTCCTGGA CAAGGAGAGAAAGAGACAGCGATCAGTGAAGTATAATATGATAAGAAGGAAAATGACTCCATCAGGAGCCCCCCAGAGGAAGCTATCATGGGATGCTATTGAGCAAGTAAG ATATCTGAAGCAAGAGCAGCCAGAGGAGTGGACAATAGAGCGACTTGCAGAGGGCTTCTCTGTCCCCTCAGACGTCATCATAAGGGTCCTGAAGAGCAAGTTTACCCCCTCTCCAGAAAAGAAAGCCAAACAGGATGCTAATGTAATGGCTAGACTCGGCCAGCAGGTGTTGCATTCAGGTAGCAGGACGCAGGAGAAACAGCTGAAGTTGCCTCAGAGTCAAACACTAGCCATACTTACACCCAGAAGGACAGAAGATGCTCTGATTTCTGTGACTACTCAGACTCAGatgttaatgaaaaataaaggtttgggGTCCCCCGTTCAGCCTCCAAAGTTACCAGCTGGGATTTGTAAAGATGCTACAGTGACAGGGTCAGCTGTAGATGAGGGTGGTATTGGTACAAAGCCAACAGAGGAGGGTGAGGAGCATGAGGAGAGCTGGGATGGACAGCTGATGACAGAGGAGTATCTTGGGGAGCTTCTGGAAATAGATAAACCCTCACCTGTGGTGCAGGTGGGGAACGATGTCTTTGATGCAGAGGGAAACTTTTTGTATAGAACCTGA